Proteins encoded within one genomic window of Actinomycetota bacterium:
- a CDS encoding pyruvate, water dikinase, translating into MHKITAYFSTPGKSADPAVLEESFRNHYRDFRALLTANNSALDLMAAMELALTRGRPFGMAFVRGQCTAMTVNVYKMIHNLQQISDGRYQDLNPAFEKISARIEEILARQPEVAPGEYILPLSQISKEDADAVGEKLANLGEVHNRAGLVIPAGFAITASATQYFMHSTGLQDEINRLLKTVDLDDIEALYTTSARIQRLISAAPLPEDLERQIMESYRSLPEKDGAGPLISMRSSATEEDGSGASFAGQYRTQLNISEDSILETFKEIVASKYGSQAIIYRHQRGFRHQDVIMCVGCMVMVDAAVSGVMFSRSPRDTSSSLVEINAAPGLGRRVVEGTADTDYFQVYREDPTEVCHRGPGNVSTYLTPEKQRELAGIAISLEQHFGVPQDIEWSIEDGGRVIILQSRPLAQLAQGDSLLINDSDIRGKDLLMRGGLSVSRGTAFGPVFRVRGNLDLLEFPKGAVLLVEHPMPEWASLMNRAAAVISETGHAATHLAIVAREFGVPAIFGLEHALEHLDNGTEVTVDADSRRVYRGKREEILSRAVPPPNLMVGSPIYHILEEIMALVSPLNLTDPSSPFFRPSQCETLHDLTRFCHEKAVDQMFTFGKMSGFDAKAAKQLVGESPFQWWVLDLDDGFREGFDVKNKYVSWDDIVSEPMKAIWDGMTVKPWLGPPPVSMKGFGSILFRSTMNPSLDPAVRASLGNRNFFLISRNFCNLSMRLGYHFTLAEAYLGELLTENYVSFQFKGGAADRSRRFTRVYLLREILERYGFRVEVKLDALTARIEKKPKEYLIERLKVLGYLLIHTRQIDMVMGEQSMVDRYRNSIIGDLDEIAEPEPNGGG; encoded by the coding sequence ATGCATAAGATCACGGCCTATTTTTCCACACCTGGGAAATCGGCGGATCCGGCCGTGCTTGAGGAGTCCTTCCGAAACCACTACCGTGATTTCCGCGCGCTCCTGACCGCCAACAACAGCGCCCTCGACCTGATGGCGGCGATGGAGCTGGCGCTCACCCGGGGCCGGCCTTTCGGTATGGCGTTCGTCCGCGGCCAGTGTACTGCCATGACCGTGAACGTCTACAAGATGATCCACAATCTCCAGCAGATATCTGACGGCAGATATCAGGATCTGAATCCGGCGTTCGAGAAGATTTCCGCCAGGATCGAAGAGATTCTTGCGAGGCAGCCCGAGGTAGCGCCCGGAGAATACATCCTTCCGCTATCGCAGATCAGCAAGGAAGACGCGGACGCGGTGGGAGAAAAGCTGGCAAACCTCGGGGAAGTACACAACCGTGCCGGTCTGGTGATTCCCGCGGGATTTGCCATAACCGCGTCGGCGACACAGTATTTCATGCACTCGACCGGCCTCCAGGACGAGATCAACCGCCTGTTGAAGACTGTGGACCTGGATGATATCGAAGCGCTCTATACCACCAGCGCCAGGATCCAGCGCCTGATCAGCGCCGCGCCTCTGCCAGAAGATCTTGAGCGCCAGATCATGGAAAGCTACCGCTCCCTTCCCGAAAAGGATGGTGCAGGGCCGCTGATATCCATGCGTTCAAGCGCCACGGAGGAGGACGGTTCCGGCGCTTCTTTCGCCGGCCAGTACCGCACCCAGCTGAACATCAGCGAGGATTCCATCCTCGAGACATTCAAGGAGATCGTCGCCAGTAAATATGGCAGCCAAGCGATCATCTACCGCCATCAGCGTGGATTCCGCCACCAGGATGTGATCATGTGTGTCGGCTGCATGGTGATGGTCGACGCGGCCGTGAGCGGAGTCATGTTCTCGCGCTCTCCCCGTGATACCAGTAGCTCCCTGGTCGAGATCAATGCTGCACCGGGGCTGGGGCGCCGTGTGGTTGAGGGCACCGCTGACACTGATTATTTTCAGGTATACCGTGAGGATCCTACGGAAGTCTGCCACCGCGGTCCGGGTAATGTCAGCACTTATCTCACTCCGGAGAAGCAGCGCGAACTTGCTGGCATCGCCATCAGCCTCGAGCAGCATTTCGGAGTCCCCCAGGACATAGAATGGTCGATCGAGGATGGCGGCAGGGTCATCATCCTGCAGAGCCGGCCGCTGGCGCAGCTGGCCCAGGGCGATTCACTGTTAATAAACGATTCCGACATCAGGGGGAAGGACCTTTTGATGCGCGGAGGACTTTCGGTGAGCCGGGGCACTGCATTCGGCCCTGTATTCAGGGTCCGTGGCAATCTGGACCTGCTGGAGTTTCCAAAGGGAGCCGTATTGCTTGTCGAGCATCCGATGCCGGAATGGGCGTCGTTGATGAACCGGGCTGCTGCTGTCATCAGCGAGACCGGCCATGCGGCGACTCATCTGGCGATCGTGGCAAGAGAGTTTGGTGTGCCCGCCATTTTCGGCCTGGAGCACGCATTGGAGCATCTGGATAACGGCACTGAAGTCACAGTCGACGCCGACAGCAGGCGCGTTTATCGGGGGAAGCGGGAGGAAATCCTTTCCAGGGCTGTCCCGCCGCCGAACCTCATGGTGGGTAGCCCGATCTACCATATACTCGAAGAGATAATGGCGCTCGTGTCGCCGCTGAATCTCACCGATCCTTCATCGCCGTTTTTCAGGCCGTCACAGTGCGAGACGCTGCATGACCTGACCCGTTTCTGCCATGAGAAGGCCGTCGACCAGATGTTCACTTTCGGCAAGATGTCCGGCTTCGACGCCAAGGCTGCCAAGCAGCTTGTAGGGGAGTCGCCGTTCCAGTGGTGGGTACTGGATCTGGACGACGGTTTCCGTGAGGGTTTTGATGTGAAGAACAAATATGTGAGCTGGGACGACATCGTCTCCGAGCCGATGAAGGCGATCTGGGACGGCATGACGGTCAAGCCGTGGCTGGGACCACCTCCCGTAAGCATGAAAGGCTTCGGTTCCATCCTTTTCCGTTCGACCATGAATCCCAGCCTGGATCCGGCCGTGCGCGCTTCCCTGGGCAACCGGAATTTTTTCCTTATCTCCCGGAATTTCTGTAACCTGAGCATGAGGCTGGGTTATCATTTCACTCTCGCCGAGGCCTATCTGGGCGAGCTGCTTACCGAGAATTACGTGAGCTTCCAGTTCAAGGGAGGCGCAGCCGACAGGAGCCGCCGCTTCACCCGGGTCTATCTGCTGCGAGAGATCCTGGAGCGGTACGGCTTCAGGGTGGAAGTAAAACTGGACGCGCTGACCGCGCGGATCGAGAAGAAGCCCAAGGAATACCTGATTGAGAGATTGAAGGTACTCGGGTATCTTCTTATCCACACCAGGCAGATCGACATGGTCATGGGTGAGCAGTCCATGGTGGACCGTTACCGGAACTCGATAATCGGCGACCTTGACGAGATCGCAGAACCGGAACCGAATGGAGGCGGATAG
- a CDS encoding sulfite exporter TauE/SafE family protein yields the protein MKVFRYVGSMLVMSSRAHAQWELEVSQRILRSRKRLMILGAMLAFVIIGGIAFAQEINQTLPNIVGGKEPYSPAFYSPKIFLISIFVGLAAGLITGCIGAGGGFVITPALMSAGVKGILAVGTDLFHIFAKAIMGSVLHRKLGNISFVLAIAFLVGSIAGTTAGGYLNRTLYEYNPTISDAFITIVYVVMLGFLGIYAMTDFLKSKKSAAEASRTLEPHEEEVRDKGEALTGFAEKLQRVKIPPMVTFDQGVVPGGRKISSIFLVLSGMLVGLAAAIMGVGGGFLTFPIFVYVLGVSSATTVGTDIFQIVFTAGYASLFQYAIYGFVFFSLALGMLLGSLLGVQVGSIVTKVVSGSVIRGFYAITIIAGFINRLFALPDKFRKLGYIDLPKATTSFIDKIGMVVFFGVILVFALWVFKVFFSNIKVLKGEEPPHSGPSAAEGGEA from the coding sequence ATGAAGGTCTTCAGATATGTGGGCAGCATGCTCGTCATGAGCAGCCGCGCCCACGCCCAATGGGAACTGGAGGTCTCGCAGCGGATTCTCCGCAGCCGGAAACGGCTGATGATCCTGGGCGCGATGTTGGCGTTCGTGATCATCGGTGGCATCGCTTTCGCGCAAGAGATCAACCAGACCCTGCCGAACATCGTGGGAGGCAAGGAGCCGTACAGCCCGGCTTTCTATTCGCCCAAGATATTCCTGATATCTATCTTCGTCGGCCTTGCCGCCGGTCTGATCACCGGCTGCATCGGCGCCGGTGGCGGATTCGTCATCACACCGGCCCTCATGAGCGCCGGTGTCAAGGGTATCCTGGCGGTAGGTACCGACCTGTTCCATATCTTCGCCAAGGCGATCATGGGCAGCGTGCTGCACAGAAAGCTGGGCAACATCTCGTTCGTCCTCGCGATCGCGTTCCTGGTGGGATCGATAGCGGGCACGACAGCTGGTGGTTATCTGAACCGCACGTTATACGAATATAACCCGACCATCAGCGACGCCTTCATCACCATCGTCTACGTAGTGATGCTCGGATTCCTCGGTATCTATGCGATGACGGATTTTTTGAAGTCGAAGAAATCCGCAGCTGAGGCCTCCCGCACCCTTGAGCCTCATGAGGAAGAAGTAAGGGACAAGGGTGAAGCGCTGACCGGATTCGCCGAGAAGCTGCAGAGAGTCAAGATCCCGCCGATGGTCACCTTCGACCAGGGTGTGGTGCCGGGGGGTCGCAAGATCTCATCGATCTTCCTGGTGCTCAGCGGAATGCTGGTCGGACTTGCTGCCGCGATCATGGGTGTAGGCGGCGGTTTCCTGACGTTCCCCATCTTCGTTTATGTACTCGGTGTCTCTTCGGCTACGACAGTCGGTACCGACATCTTCCAGATCGTGTTCACCGCCGGTTATGCAAGCCTGTTCCAGTATGCCATCTACGGCTTCGTGTTCTTCTCGCTGGCCCTGGGCATGCTGCTCGGCTCACTACTGGGCGTGCAGGTCGGCTCGATCGTGACCAAAGTCGTATCCGGCTCTGTCATCCGTGGTTTCTATGCCATCACGATCATCGCCGGTTTCATCAACAGGCTGTTCGCACTGCCTGACAAGTTCCGCAAGCTGGGCTACATCGACCTGCCGAAGGCTACGACTTCATTCATAGACAAGATCGGAATGGTTGTCTTCTTCGGGGTGATCCTTGTATTCGCCCTCTGGGTGTTCAAGGTATTCTTCAGCAATATCAAGGTGCTGAAGGGGGAGGAACCACCCCACTCGGGTCCGAGTGCCGCTGAAGGTGGTGAGGCCTGA
- a CDS encoding response regulator encodes MGVPSVLVVDDEQDFVDTLLKRLRRKGVECDGAYSGDGAKSKMMDRGFDVVLLDMRLAGEDGNEVLKELKGMSPETRFLILSGYASASAARAGIGQGAVDYLIKPVEFETLFEKIVRA; translated from the coding sequence ATGGGTGTACCAAGCGTGCTGGTGGTTGACGATGAGCAGGACTTCGTGGACACGTTGCTCAAACGCCTGAGAAGGAAGGGCGTTGAGTGCGACGGTGCATATTCGGGTGACGGCGCAAAGAGCAAGATGATGGACCGCGGCTTCGATGTGGTATTGCTGGATATGAGGCTTGCGGGTGAGGACGGCAATGAGGTGTTAAAGGAACTGAAGGGCATGAGCCCGGAGACCAGGTTCCTGATCCTCTCGGGATATGCTTCAGCCAGCGCGGCCCGCGCCGGGATAGGCCAGGGAGCCGTCGATTACCTGATAAAGCCCGTGGAGTTCGAGACTCTCTTTGAGAAGATCGTCAGGGCCTGA
- a CDS encoding two-component sensor histidine kinase — translation MPEIHMRPGAADFSAGMREKILDMKMYAATIKKDILEPRSRIAYYKRQKLLLVLIVTLVSVLPLIGISYLSLNYYKDSWIEKTSAELGSLADSRRETIELFLLNQNVRLGSLISLYSPEFLAQQDNLQHVYESSNRTGVMTDLGVIDQTGNHVAYVGPFTEQLAGVNYAHEDWFTEVMRKGNYTSDIFSGFRGVPHFVVAVANPERTQILRATINSDLFNALLASAELSPGGDAFIVNRAGEPQTPSRANNLETPFQLSELPATGTTVIQTDDYIYSATSLNDGNWILVLKEDIDSALTEFFSARNKVIVMVILAIVAIVGTATVLISSMVNRIQDADHQRTSLNNRVLESERMALIGRLAASVSHEINNPLQIIEGQAGWIDELLSDEKEGSVENLGEYRQAVAKIRTHVNRAKLITHRLLGFSHAGEMVMARTDINQVVSETVSFLEGEANKNGITIIREFQPDLPGIVTDSSQLQQVLLNLVNNAIDAIERVGQITVSTAAVAGGGIVISISDTGPGLSEEVRQRIFAPFFTTKNGKGTGLGLSISFNIIQRLGGDIKADNNEQGGSIFQVFLPDSTGGKQKN, via the coding sequence TTGCCTGAGATACATATGCGGCCCGGCGCAGCTGATTTCAGCGCCGGCATGAGAGAAAAGATCCTGGATATGAAAATGTACGCGGCCACAATCAAAAAGGACATCCTCGAGCCGAGGTCGCGCATCGCCTATTATAAACGGCAGAAACTCCTGTTGGTACTGATAGTCACCCTGGTCTCCGTGCTCCCCCTGATCGGCATCAGCTACCTGTCACTGAACTACTACAAGGATTCCTGGATCGAGAAGACCTCGGCGGAACTGGGCAGCCTGGCGGATAGCCGGCGTGAGACGATCGAGCTTTTCCTGCTCAACCAGAACGTGCGTCTGGGCAGCCTCATCTCTCTCTACAGCCCGGAATTCCTGGCTCAGCAGGATAATCTTCAGCATGTTTACGAGTCATCGAACCGGACCGGGGTCATGACCGATCTTGGCGTGATCGACCAGACCGGGAATCATGTCGCTTATGTCGGGCCCTTCACCGAGCAGCTTGCCGGAGTGAATTACGCCCACGAGGACTGGTTCACCGAAGTCATGCGCAAGGGCAATTACACGAGTGATATCTTCAGCGGCTTCAGAGGAGTGCCCCATTTTGTCGTCGCGGTGGCGAATCCCGAGAGGACGCAGATACTCAGGGCCACGATCAACTCCGACCTTTTCAACGCGCTGCTGGCCAGCGCCGAGCTGAGCCCTGGTGGTGACGCCTTCATCGTCAACAGGGCTGGTGAGCCTCAGACGCCCAGCCGGGCGAATAACCTCGAGACCCCATTCCAGCTGTCAGAGCTGCCTGCAACCGGGACCACCGTGATCCAGACAGACGATTATATATATAGCGCCACCAGCCTCAACGACGGCAACTGGATCCTCGTTCTCAAGGAAGACATCGACAGCGCCCTCACAGAGTTCTTCAGCGCCAGGAACAAGGTGATCGTCATGGTGATCCTGGCCATAGTGGCCATCGTGGGCACGGCGACAGTCCTGATCTCATCCATGGTCAACCGCATCCAGGATGCCGACCATCAACGGACGAGCCTGAACAACCGGGTGCTCGAATCCGAGCGCATGGCGCTTATCGGCAGGCTCGCCGCCAGCGTCTCCCATGAGATCAACAATCCGCTGCAGATCATCGAAGGCCAGGCAGGCTGGATCGACGAACTGCTCTCTGATGAAAAAGAAGGAAGCGTCGAGAACCTGGGTGAGTATCGGCAGGCTGTAGCCAAGATCCGCACTCATGTGAACCGGGCCAAGCTGATAACCCACAGGCTCCTGGGATTTTCCCATGCCGGTGAGATGGTTATGGCCAGGACCGACATCAACCAGGTCGTCAGCGAGACTGTCTCGTTCCTCGAAGGCGAAGCCAACAAGAACGGCATAACCATAATCAGGGAATTCCAGCCGGATCTTCCCGGGATCGTGACCGACTCCTCACAGCTTCAACAGGTCCTGCTGAACCTGGTCAACAACGCCATCGACGCCATCGAGCGTGTCGGCCAGATTACCGTCAGCACAGCCGCGGTAGCTGGCGGCGGGATCGTCATCTCCATCTCTGACACCGGGCCGGGGCTCAGCGAGGAGGTCCGCCAGCGGATCTTCGCCCCATTCTTCACGACCAAGAACGGCAAGGGCACCGGCTTGGGCCTGTCTATCTCTTTCAACATCATCCAGAGGCTTGGAGGTGACATCAAGGCGGACAACAACGAGCAGGGAGGCAGTATCTTCCAGGTATTCCTGCCGGATTCGACCGGCGGTAAGCAGAAAAACTAG
- a CDS encoding response regulator, with amino-acid sequence MNDNDIRLLLVDDEEEFIKALAERLNLRDLAGHTAFNGVQALEYVEENEPQVMVLDLRMPGIDGMEVLRTVRRKYPLMQVIVHTAHGNDLDEAEAWQLGIFDYLRKPVEIDLLIDRIRGAYRRRDELLRSDDGRADR; translated from the coding sequence ATGAATGACAATGACATCCGCCTGCTCCTTGTTGATGACGAGGAGGAGTTCATCAAGGCGCTTGCCGAGCGGCTCAACCTCCGCGACCTCGCCGGCCATACCGCGTTCAATGGCGTTCAGGCTCTCGAGTATGTTGAGGAGAATGAGCCCCAAGTGATGGTACTCGATCTGAGGATGCCGGGAATCGACGGCATGGAAGTGCTGCGTACGGTCAGAAGGAAATATCCGTTGATGCAGGTGATCGTCCATACGGCGCACGGCAACGATCTGGATGAGGCGGAAGCCTGGCAGCTCGGGATCTTCGACTATCTGAGAAAACCGGTCGAGATCGACCTCCTGATCGACCGCATCAGGGGAGCCTACAGGCGCAGGGATGAATTGCTCAGATCAGATGATGGCCGGGCTGACCGGTAA
- a CDS encoding response regulator, whose translation MKKKQDKIKVLLVDDEEEFVKTLSERLQMRDVDSDTAFDGEQAIESVSEEEPDVLVLDLKMPGIHGLEVLRWVKRFHPAIQVIILTGHGTERDEEKARELGAFDYLKKPVETENLMKKIRIAYKASFEDSMAAVAFAESGEFDTATDMMKESAMNSLKSALSEEKEDNNGGRDAKNDKQSDE comes from the coding sequence ATGAAGAAGAAGCAGGACAAAATCAAGGTACTGCTTGTTGACGATGAGGAGGAGTTTGTCAAAACCCTGTCCGAGCGCCTGCAGATGCGCGATGTTGACAGCGATACCGCTTTTGATGGCGAACAGGCCATCGAGTCGGTCTCTGAAGAAGAGCCGGACGTGCTGGTACTGGACCTGAAGATGCCAGGCATACACGGCCTCGAAGTGCTTCGCTGGGTCAAGAGGTTCCACCCCGCGATACAGGTGATCATCCTGACCGGACATGGCACCGAGCGCGACGAGGAGAAGGCTCGCGAGCTGGGCGCATTCGACTACCTCAAGAAACCCGTTGAGACCGAGAACCTGATGAAGAAGATCCGAATCGCCTACAAGGCAAGTTTTGAGGACTCGATGGCGGCCGTCGCATTTGCCGAGAGCGGTGAGTTCGACACGGCAACTGACATGATGAAGGAGAGCGCCATGAACAGCCTGAAGTCCGCCCTGTCGGAAGAAAAAGAAGACAACAACGGCGGCAGGGATGCAAAGAACGACAAGCAGAGCGATGAATGA